The Anopheles merus strain MAF chromosome 2L, AmerM5.1, whole genome shotgun sequence genome has a segment encoding these proteins:
- the LOC121591350 gene encoding L-aminoadipate-semialdehyde dehydrogenase-phosphopantetheinyl transferase, translating into MSLRNGGHVRWAFDLAGWRPSLADLLLATSCIQPEEKLTLQRFVFRDDFNASLIGRLMMRRFVQLATDLAYDEIKFERDSKGKPFLKNEGVAVDFNVSHQGRYAVLAGMATKRLEATTTTTTTTSPTPKIGVDVMKIEYGGGKPLDEFFRLMTRNFSDDEWRYIRGRDDASAQLEAFMRNWCLKESYVKNVGVGITVDLRKISFRIQTEVLARDRVVCDTTLRVNSEPMGNWRFEESLIDRDHCVAVSLENVPAEQDLSGNCFEVIDFRTLVEHHRPLLAIDENYCEGIISKEYKKSK; encoded by the coding sequence ATGTCACTGCGGAATGGGGGTCACGTTCGCTGGGCATTTGACCTCGCGGGCTGGCGACCCAGTTTGGCGGATCTGCTGCTAGCGACGTCCTGCATACAGCCGGAGGAAAAGCTCACCCTGCAGCGGTTCGTGTTCCGGGACGATTTCAATGCATCCCTCATCGGGCGGCTCATGATGCGCCGGTTCGTCCAGCTGGCCACCGATCTGGCGTACGACGAGATCAAGTTCGAGCGCGATTCGAAAGGCAAACCGTTCCTGAAGAATGAGGGTGTGGCGGTCGACTTTAATGTTTCGCACCAGGGCCGATACGCGGTGCTGGCCGGCATGGCTACGAAGCGGCTGGaggctaccaccaccaccaccaccaccaccagtccGACGCCCAAGATAGGCGTGGACGTTATGAAGATCGAGTACGGTGGGGGCAAACCGCTGGACGAGTTTTTCCGCCTGATGACGCGCAACTTCTCCGACGACGAGTGGCGCTACATACGCGGCCGCGATGACGCCAGCGCGCAGCTGGAAGCGTTCATGCGCAACTGGTGCCTGAAGGAGAGCTACGTGAAGAACGTGGGCGTGGGCATTACGGTCGATCTGAGGAAGATTAGCTTCCGCATCCAGACGGAGGTGCTGGCACGGGACCGGGTCGTGTGCGATACGACGCTGCGCGTTAACTCGGAACCGATGGGCAATTGGCGCTTCGAGGAGTCGCTGATCGATCGGGATCATTGCGTGGCGGTGTCGCTGGAAAACGTGCCGGCGGAGCAGGATCTGAGTGGCAACTGTTTTGAGGTGATTGATTTCCGGACGCTTGTCGAGCATCACAGACCACTGCTAGCGATCGATGAGAACTATTGCGAGGGTATTATTAGCAAGGAGTATAAGAAGTCCAAGTGA